One genomic window of Corynebacterium pseudotuberculosis includes the following:
- a CDS encoding peroxiredoxin: MAILTVGEKFPEFELVALKGGDLHDVNASQPEDYFETISLDKYEGKWKVVFFYPKDFTFVCPTEIAAFGKLDEEFQDRDTQILGGSIDNEFSHFNWRATHPELKTVPFPMFSDIKHELIRELGVENAAGVADRATFIIDPDGIIQFVSVTPDAVGRNVDEVLRVLDALQSEEVCACNWQKNDPTKSIDKFEVVQESLK; encoded by the coding sequence ATGGCAATCCTGACAGTAGGAGAGAAGTTCCCTGAGTTTGAGCTGGTGGCCCTCAAAGGCGGTGACCTGCATGATGTTAACGCCTCTCAGCCTGAGGATTACTTCGAGACTATCTCTTTGGACAAGTATGAAGGCAAATGGAAGGTAGTGTTCTTCTACCCCAAGGACTTTACTTTTGTTTGTCCCACCGAGATCGCCGCATTTGGCAAGCTCGATGAGGAGTTCCAAGATCGCGATACCCAAATTCTAGGTGGCTCCATCGACAACGAGTTCTCCCACTTTAACTGGCGTGCCACTCACCCTGAGCTAAAGACTGTCCCATTCCCGATGTTCTCCGATATCAAGCACGAACTTATCCGTGAGCTTGGCGTTGAGAATGCGGCAGGCGTTGCAGACCGTGCAACTTTTATTATCGACCCTGATGGAATCATTCAGTTTGTTTCCGTTACCCCAGATGCGGTTGGCCGCAACGTAGATGAGGTTCTTCGCGTACTGGATGCTCTTCAATCTGAGGAAGTCTGTGCCTGCAACTGGCAGAAGAACGACCCTACCAAGAGCATTGACAAGTTTGAGGTAGTTCAGGAATCGCTGAAGTAA
- a CDS encoding carboxymuconolactone decarboxylase family protein translates to MSIENLKNALPEYAKDQKLNIGTLVRSTELSEQQLWGTLVAAAAATRNDTVISEILDEAKDHLSAEAIEAAFAAATVMAMNNVAYRAKSWLGDDFAQVKFGLRMNIINKTGVDKADFELWSVAVSAINGCEHCAVAHVKTVQEEGLTKEQVWESIKIAGVMQAIAQAVQIEAVR, encoded by the coding sequence ATGTCCATCGAGAACCTTAAGAATGCTCTTCCCGAGTACGCAAAGGACCAAAAATTAAATATTGGAACCCTTGTTAGGTCCACTGAGCTGAGTGAGCAGCAGCTTTGGGGAACTTTAGTGGCTGCTGCGGCAGCAACCCGCAACGATACAGTTATTTCGGAAATCCTTGATGAGGCCAAGGATCATCTTTCCGCAGAAGCAATTGAAGCCGCTTTTGCTGCTGCGACTGTTATGGCAATGAATAACGTGGCGTACCGGGCAAAGAGCTGGCTTGGCGACGACTTTGCTCAGGTGAAGTTTGGTTTGCGGATGAACATCATCAACAAGACCGGCGTAGATAAAGCTGATTTTGAATTATGGTCTGTCGCTGTCTCCGCAATTAACGGTTGCGAGCACTGCGCAGTGGCACACGTAAAAACGGTGCAAGAAGAGGGCCTGACAAAGGAACAGGTCTGGGAAAGCATCAAGATCGCCGGCGTGATGCAAGCTATCGCCCAAGCCGTACAGATCGAGGCTGTTCGCTAA
- a CDS encoding DEAD/DEAH box helicase, whose amino-acid sequence MNLTQMLPDLEEVPSSLLDDAIFDSFLGWTKTKGISLYPAQEEAALGILAGDNVILATPTGSGKSMVATAAHFIAMARGQRSFYTAPIKALVSEKFFALCDIFGPESVGMMTGDATVNGGAPIICATAEIVANIALRDGAQADIDQVIMDEFHYYSEPGRGWAWQVPLLELPQAQFLLMSATLGDASFLEKDLKHRTGRDTQLVSGSSRPVPLEFSYVYTPIHETIEDLLSKGKAPIYVVHFTQREAIERAQSLTSMTIIDSEAKEKIVQEIGDFKFTTTFGQVLSKLLRRGIGVHHAGMLPKYRRLVEKLSQTGLLRVICGTDTLGVGINVPIRTVLFTGLAKFDGSKQRILASREFHQIAGRAGRAGFDTVGSVVIEAPEFEIENWRLRQRAGSDPKKLKKLRKKSARDGDVVWGERTYERLSTADPEQLQSQFRVSNSMLLNIISRPGNGYNHLKNLIRNNHDSREKQNKDILTCLELFRGLINAGIVEKLETPDETGRHYAITQELQRDFALNQPLAPFALASLELLDQESDTFALDVISTFEAILDDPRQVLIAQQKEARSAEIAALKAEGVDYSERMKLIEDITWPKPLEDELESAFEIYAHGHPWAKEFELSPKSVVRNMIEHGMTFSDLIATYGLARSEGVVLRYLTDAWRTLQHSVPAEYRTEELDDVIIWLGEVVCQVDSSLVDEWAQMADPDAPISQETLARELAFGVEDPTALTANRCAFKIMVRNTMFRLVQLFADEKEDELKDMLAYLNHVPDFGAALDDYFEEYSDLDTGPEARGREYFFIQESGRSWQTRQIIKDPADDNAFAFVGTIDLDASDEAGEVRFSQLTLDYAR is encoded by the coding sequence GTGAACCTTACTCAGATGCTCCCCGACTTAGAAGAAGTCCCATCGTCACTTTTAGACGACGCCATTTTTGATTCATTTCTAGGATGGACAAAAACAAAGGGAATTTCTCTCTATCCAGCTCAAGAAGAAGCCGCTCTGGGTATCCTCGCCGGGGATAATGTCATCTTGGCCACCCCTACTGGGTCCGGAAAATCCATGGTTGCTACCGCCGCTCATTTTATTGCGATGGCCCGAGGACAACGCTCTTTTTATACAGCCCCCATCAAAGCGCTTGTTAGCGAAAAATTCTTTGCGCTATGCGATATTTTCGGTCCCGAATCTGTAGGAATGATGACGGGCGATGCCACCGTCAATGGTGGCGCTCCCATCATTTGTGCCACAGCCGAAATCGTTGCCAACATTGCGCTCCGGGATGGTGCTCAAGCTGATATCGACCAAGTAATTATGGATGAGTTCCACTATTATTCCGAACCTGGTCGCGGTTGGGCTTGGCAGGTACCGCTCCTGGAACTCCCCCAAGCTCAGTTCCTACTGATGTCAGCCACGCTGGGTGATGCCTCTTTCTTGGAAAAAGATTTGAAACATCGCACTGGCCGCGACACCCAACTCGTTTCCGGTTCCTCAAGACCAGTGCCACTGGAGTTTTCTTACGTTTATACGCCAATACACGAGACTATTGAAGATCTCCTTTCAAAAGGCAAAGCCCCTATTTATGTTGTGCATTTCACTCAGCGAGAGGCCATTGAACGAGCCCAATCGCTAACGAGCATGACGATCATAGATAGCGAGGCTAAAGAAAAAATTGTGCAAGAGATCGGTGATTTTAAATTCACCACGACCTTTGGTCAGGTTCTTTCCAAGCTTCTGCGTCGTGGGATTGGGGTCCACCACGCTGGTATGCTCCCCAAATATCGCCGTCTAGTAGAAAAACTTTCTCAGACGGGCCTCCTACGGGTAATTTGCGGCACGGATACTTTAGGTGTGGGAATCAATGTGCCTATTCGTACCGTATTGTTTACGGGCCTGGCTAAATTTGATGGCTCTAAACAACGTATCCTGGCGTCTAGAGAATTCCATCAGATTGCAGGACGAGCAGGACGTGCAGGTTTTGACACTGTCGGTTCTGTAGTAATTGAAGCCCCTGAATTTGAGATTGAAAATTGGAGGCTAAGGCAACGCGCAGGAAGCGACCCCAAAAAACTAAAAAAGTTACGCAAAAAATCGGCACGTGACGGTGATGTTGTATGGGGGGAACGTACTTATGAGCGCCTCAGCACCGCTGATCCAGAGCAATTACAAAGCCAGTTTCGGGTATCTAATTCCATGCTGCTTAATATCATTAGCCGTCCTGGTAACGGGTACAATCATCTTAAAAACTTAATTCGAAATAACCATGACTCGAGGGAAAAGCAAAACAAAGACATCCTGACTTGCCTTGAATTATTCAGAGGACTGATCAATGCGGGGATCGTCGAAAAGCTAGAAACGCCCGATGAAACGGGCCGCCACTATGCAATTACTCAAGAATTGCAGCGGGACTTTGCGCTTAACCAGCCTTTGGCGCCTTTTGCGCTGGCTTCCCTTGAGCTGCTTGATCAAGAATCAGATACTTTTGCCCTTGACGTAATCAGTACCTTCGAGGCGATTTTGGATGATCCCCGACAAGTTTTAATCGCGCAGCAAAAAGAAGCCCGCTCAGCCGAAATAGCGGCGCTCAAAGCAGAAGGTGTTGATTACTCCGAACGCATGAAATTGATCGAGGACATCACATGGCCCAAGCCGTTAGAAGACGAGCTAGAGAGTGCTTTTGAGATATATGCACATGGGCATCCCTGGGCTAAAGAATTTGAGTTAAGCCCCAAATCAGTAGTCCGGAATATGATCGAACACGGCATGACTTTCAGTGATCTGATAGCCACATACGGTCTTGCGCGTTCCGAAGGCGTGGTTCTGAGATATCTCACCGACGCCTGGAGAACGCTACAGCACAGTGTTCCCGCAGAATATCGCACTGAGGAGCTTGATGACGTCATCATTTGGCTCGGAGAAGTCGTCTGCCAAGTCGACTCTTCGCTTGTCGACGAATGGGCGCAGATGGCAGACCCGGATGCGCCGATCTCCCAAGAAACCCTTGCGCGCGAGCTAGCTTTCGGAGTGGAAGACCCAACAGCTCTTACAGCCAATAGATGCGCTTTCAAGATTATGGTCCGCAACACGATGTTCCGATTAGTCCAACTTTTTGCAGACGAAAAAGAAGACGAGCTTAAGGACATGCTCGCATATCTCAACCACGTCCCCGATTTTGGCGCCGCTTTAGATGACTACTTTGAGGAGTACTCAGACCTTGATACGGGACCGGAGGCCCGCGGTCGAGAGTATTTCTTTATTCAAGAATCTGGCCGATCCTGGCAGACACGTCAGATAATTAAAGACCCGGCAGATGACAATGCTTTTGCGTTTGTTGGGACTATTGACCTCGATGCTTCCGATGAAGCAGGAGAGGTACGATTCTCACAATTAACACTCGACTATGCACGCTAG
- a CDS encoding PAC2 family protein, with amino-acid sequence MQEKNARMYELEFPAPEVSLKDSEGPTLIVALQGYADAGHAIDASAEHLLAALEHRPVASFNNDELIDYRSRRPSVTIEHNNIVSAEELALGIEVLRDNSGTPFLLLSGPEPDLRWDAFTKAVADLVERFGVSRTICLYAAPMAAPHTRPMVVSAHGNSTDLIDHHFSLDTRITVPGSASLQLERLLNKQGRNVAGYTAHVPHYLSASPYPQATLSLLEAVSSSTGLKFPLRTLEEDSRKVAMQVEEQVANSAEIENVVRLLEQQYDEELERYREAHPEAVMPGDGVVPNAELLGEEFEKFLADIDNRSLNGGKSEKEKEEPPHGDTADPSDEEKDL; translated from the coding sequence ATGCAAGAGAAAAACGCTCGCATGTACGAATTAGAGTTTCCTGCGCCTGAAGTCTCGCTGAAAGATAGCGAAGGCCCGACTCTCATCGTTGCGCTCCAGGGTTATGCAGACGCTGGACACGCAATCGATGCGAGTGCGGAACATTTGCTTGCGGCTCTTGAGCACAGGCCAGTGGCGTCTTTTAATAATGACGAGCTCATCGACTACAGGTCTCGGAGACCCTCAGTAACCATCGAACACAATAATATTGTTAGCGCAGAAGAACTTGCACTGGGTATTGAAGTTCTCCGGGATAATTCCGGAACGCCTTTCCTACTTCTCTCAGGCCCCGAACCAGATCTTCGTTGGGATGCTTTTACTAAAGCCGTAGCTGACCTCGTAGAACGCTTTGGTGTATCGCGTACTATATGCCTGTACGCGGCACCTATGGCCGCTCCGCATACTAGGCCCATGGTGGTTTCCGCTCATGGAAATTCTACAGACCTAATTGATCACCATTTCAGCTTAGACACTCGGATTACAGTACCCGGTTCTGCATCACTTCAACTCGAGCGCCTGCTTAATAAGCAAGGAAGAAATGTAGCCGGATACACCGCGCATGTTCCGCATTATCTTTCCGCCTCGCCGTATCCTCAAGCAACTTTGAGTTTGCTTGAAGCGGTCTCATCTTCCACAGGATTGAAGTTTCCGCTTCGCACATTGGAAGAGGATTCCCGCAAGGTTGCCATGCAGGTTGAAGAACAGGTAGCAAATTCTGCAGAAATCGAAAACGTCGTTCGACTCTTGGAGCAACAGTATGATGAAGAGCTTGAGCGGTACCGTGAAGCACATCCCGAAGCTGTTATGCCTGGAGACGGCGTTGTCCCTAACGCTGAACTACTAGGGGAAGAGTTCGAGAAATTTCTTGCTGATATTGATAACCGCTCATTAAATGGCGGGAAAAGCGAGAAGGAAAAAGAAGAGCCTCCTCACGGAGATACCGCCGATCCATCGGATGAGGAAAAAGATCTCTAA
- a CDS encoding DUF4192 domain-containing protein, whose protein sequence is MNIVFTPREILANIPGLLGYYPHESLVFVTCVKNSEKRIVLGPVLRLDISDARHLPDVDQALSAVNPEFVMGFVVTSRLSAEQIEDLRDYLSQLSDCGVLRLDGCWITTEITTSQQYRALFLGDDAQRWADKDSDWREGEISQVSASFTSQALLECGELPAISRGEAFYYFEATGEQLEDVEVASLQQRAAERAQAIKGDGQQGHDLVNQLHVILMDVCASTTNTHCLKEAQLSLIREIFSNSFLRDLCLSEFLEHPEATRRLAREVAQSSPGNIRANALCVYAINCCSSPLSPRIPIALANALDEQPDHRLSRLLLTGYQAGELARVYAAVQEGVRQTWSSLDFCHDEKTNAAA, encoded by the coding sequence ATGAACATTGTCTTTACTCCGAGAGAAATACTTGCCAATATTCCCGGTTTACTTGGTTACTACCCACATGAATCTTTAGTCTTTGTTACCTGCGTCAAAAATTCTGAGAAGCGCATAGTTCTTGGTCCTGTACTGCGTTTGGACATCAGCGATGCGAGACACTTGCCAGATGTGGATCAGGCATTAAGCGCTGTAAACCCGGAATTCGTGATGGGATTCGTTGTCACTTCACGATTAAGCGCAGAGCAGATAGAAGATTTGCGAGACTATCTCTCACAATTATCCGATTGCGGGGTTCTTCGCCTCGATGGATGCTGGATTACTACGGAGATTACTACGTCCCAGCAGTATCGAGCGTTGTTCCTTGGGGATGACGCACAAAGATGGGCAGATAAGGATTCTGACTGGCGGGAAGGAGAAATCTCGCAGGTGTCAGCGTCTTTTACCAGCCAGGCTTTATTAGAGTGTGGTGAGCTACCAGCGATCAGCCGTGGGGAAGCTTTTTATTATTTTGAAGCGACGGGGGAGCAACTGGAGGATGTAGAAGTCGCTTCTTTGCAACAGCGTGCAGCAGAACGTGCCCAGGCGATAAAAGGCGACGGGCAGCAAGGCCACGATCTAGTTAATCAACTTCACGTGATTCTAATGGACGTTTGCGCTTCTACAACAAATACGCACTGTCTTAAGGAAGCCCAGTTGAGCTTAATTAGAGAGATATTTTCCAATTCCTTCCTCAGGGATTTATGTCTCTCTGAGTTTCTTGAACATCCGGAAGCTACACGACGTCTGGCGCGAGAAGTAGCACAAAGCTCACCCGGAAATATTCGTGCCAATGCTTTGTGTGTTTACGCTATTAACTGCTGTAGCAGCCCTCTGTCGCCCCGGATTCCTATTGCCTTGGCAAATGCTCTGGATGAACAACCCGATCACCGACTTAGTCGTTTACTATTAACTGGCTATCAAGCCGGG